One genomic region from Arthrobacter sp. YN encodes:
- the glgC gene encoding glucose-1-phosphate adenylyltransferase — MTMALKKVLAIVLAGGEGNRLMPLTADRAKPAVPFAGGYRLIDFALSNLVNSGYLKIVVLTQYKSHSLDRHISETWRMSTQLGRYVASVPAQQRVGKSWFLGSANAIYQSLNLIHDDAPDIVVVVGADHVYRMDFSQMVEQHIASGAKATVAAVRQPLNMANQFGVIEVDQNDPQKIAAFVEKPASTPGLAADPTQFLASMGNYVFNADALVEALHVDAERLDTKHDMGGDIIPYFVDQGEAGVYDFTLNDIPGATDRDRTYWRDVGTIDSFYDAHMDLISPVPIFNLYNSEWPIYTRQSISPPAKFVRGENNTVGTALDSIVASGVVVSGGIVEGSVISNDAYVAAGSRVQDSVLMDKVRVGEGAVIKRAILDKNVKVPAGAAIGLDPALDKARGYKVTESGITVLAKGQVVPEPGEAELALSAQHRRGLPEAVKAATHDDPDIRDSAEKVAAGIQSRVADAAAQGASH, encoded by the coding sequence GTGACCATGGCGTTGAAGAAAGTTCTGGCAATCGTATTGGCAGGCGGAGAAGGCAACCGACTCATGCCGCTGACGGCGGATCGGGCCAAGCCCGCGGTTCCGTTCGCAGGCGGCTACAGGTTAATTGACTTTGCACTATCCAATCTCGTTAATTCGGGATATTTGAAAATCGTCGTACTGACGCAGTACAAATCGCACAGCCTTGACAGGCACATCTCGGAGACTTGGCGTATGTCTACGCAACTGGGCCGGTATGTAGCATCTGTGCCCGCGCAGCAACGCGTGGGCAAGAGCTGGTTCCTTGGCAGTGCCAACGCAATCTACCAATCGCTGAACCTCATCCATGACGACGCCCCGGACATCGTGGTTGTGGTCGGCGCTGACCACGTATACCGCATGGACTTCTCCCAAATGGTGGAGCAGCACATTGCCAGTGGCGCGAAAGCGACGGTTGCTGCAGTGCGGCAGCCCCTGAACATGGCCAACCAGTTCGGCGTGATCGAGGTAGACCAGAACGATCCCCAGAAAATCGCCGCGTTCGTGGAAAAGCCGGCCAGCACCCCCGGGCTGGCAGCAGATCCCACGCAGTTCCTTGCGTCCATGGGCAACTACGTCTTCAACGCGGACGCCCTCGTTGAAGCACTTCATGTGGATGCAGAACGACTCGATACCAAGCACGACATGGGCGGGGACATCATTCCGTATTTCGTGGACCAGGGCGAAGCCGGCGTGTACGACTTCACGCTCAATGACATCCCGGGCGCCACGGATCGGGACCGGACTTACTGGCGCGATGTCGGTACCATCGACTCGTTCTATGACGCCCACATGGACCTCATCTCCCCCGTGCCGATCTTCAACCTCTATAACTCCGAGTGGCCGATCTATACCCGCCAGAGCATCTCGCCCCCGGCAAAGTTTGTCCGTGGCGAAAACAACACAGTGGGTACTGCGCTCGATTCCATTGTTGCCAGCGGCGTGGTGGTTTCCGGTGGCATCGTTGAAGGTTCCGTGATTTCCAACGACGCCTATGTGGCTGCCGGCAGCCGTGTCCAGGACTCCGTCCTCATGGACAAGGTCCGGGTAGGCGAAGGTGCCGTGATTAAGCGGGCCATCCTGGACAAGAACGTGAAGGTTCCTGCAGGGGCGGCCATCGGCCTGGACCCCGCCCTGGATAAGGCGCGGGGATACAAGGTGACGGAGTCGGGCATCACGGTGCTGGCAAAGGGCCAGGTTGTGCCCGAGCCCGGCGAGGCCGAGCTCGCGCTGTCCGCGCAACACCGCCGTGGACTGCCGGAGGCTGTCAAGGCCGCCACTCATGATGATCCGGACATCCGCGACTCTGCCGAAAAGGTAGCAGCAGGAATCCAGTCACGTGTCGCGGACGCCGCAGCGCAGGGTGCCTCGCACTAA
- the glgA gene encoding glycogen synthase — protein sequence MRIDIVTKEFPPEIYGGAGVHVAELSRVLAKHVDLHVRAFGAPREADYHGASVASYATPEDLGDANAALQTLGVDLRIVPDIAGADVVHSHTWYANMAGHLASLLHGIPHVLSAHSLEPLRPWKAEQLGGGYALSSWVEKTAYEAAAAIIAVSDGMRQDILRSYPDVDPDKVRVVHNGIDVSLWERDEEDDAIRALGIDPAKPSVVFVGRNTRQKGVPYLLRAASSLPDDVQLVLCLGAADTPELAAETARLIEELQTKRQGVVLIERMLPRKELIQVLSHATAFACPSIYEPLGIVNLEAMACGAAVVASATGGIPEVVQHGETGLLVQLEQVTDGTGTPLDPEKFVSDFAAALNEVVADPARAREMGIAGRRRAEEHFSWESITETTLEVYRSVLR from the coding sequence GTGCGAATAGACATTGTGACTAAAGAATTCCCTCCGGAAATTTATGGCGGTGCCGGTGTCCACGTTGCCGAGCTCAGCCGGGTGCTGGCAAAGCACGTCGACCTTCACGTCCGGGCCTTCGGCGCGCCGCGTGAAGCCGACTACCACGGGGCTTCGGTGGCGTCGTACGCCACGCCTGAAGACCTCGGCGATGCCAACGCCGCCCTCCAAACCCTGGGCGTGGACCTGAGGATCGTTCCGGACATTGCGGGAGCGGACGTGGTCCACTCGCACACCTGGTATGCCAACATGGCGGGCCACCTGGCCTCGCTGCTGCACGGAATTCCCCACGTGCTCAGCGCCCACAGCCTCGAGCCCCTGCGCCCGTGGAAGGCTGAGCAGCTGGGGGGCGGCTACGCGTTGTCCTCCTGGGTGGAGAAAACGGCCTATGAGGCAGCGGCCGCGATCATCGCAGTCTCCGACGGCATGCGCCAGGACATCCTGCGCAGCTACCCCGACGTGGATCCGGATAAGGTCCGCGTCGTCCACAACGGCATCGATGTTTCCCTCTGGGAACGTGATGAAGAGGATGACGCCATCCGCGCGCTGGGCATCGATCCCGCCAAGCCCAGCGTGGTCTTCGTGGGGCGAAACACCCGCCAGAAGGGGGTGCCGTACCTGCTTCGCGCGGCGTCCAGCCTTCCTGACGACGTCCAGTTGGTGCTGTGCCTCGGAGCCGCCGACACTCCCGAGCTTGCCGCCGAAACTGCACGCCTCATCGAGGAACTGCAGACCAAGCGCCAAGGGGTCGTCCTTATCGAGCGGATGCTGCCCCGGAAGGAACTCATCCAGGTGCTCAGCCATGCCACGGCGTTCGCCTGCCCGTCGATCTACGAGCCCCTGGGCATCGTGAACCTCGAAGCCATGGCATGCGGTGCGGCGGTAGTGGCCAGTGCCACGGGCGGCATTCCGGAGGTGGTCCAGCACGGCGAAACCGGGCTGCTGGTGCAGTTGGAGCAAGTCACCGATGGAACCGGGACGCCGCTGGACCCGGAGAAATTCGTCAGCGACTTCGCGGCTGCCTTGAACGAGGTGGTGGCAGATCCTGCACGTGCACGTGAAATGGGCATTGCGGGGCGTCGCCGCGCGGAAGAGCACTTCTCCTGGGAATCCATCACTGAAACGACGCTTGAGGTCTACCGGTCGGTCCTGCGCTAA
- a CDS encoding acyl-CoA dehydrogenase family protein, which translates to MTEVVDRTTSAQHPTGSKDAATGAEPAVDVAALGEQLLGKWAHIRHEARKVAGNPVVQKIEGLHHTEHRARVFEQLKFLVDNNTVHRAFPTRLGGSDDHGGNIAGFEEIVTADPSLQIKAGVQWGLFGSAVMHLGTVEHQDKWLPGIMSLEIPGCFAMTETGHGSDVASIATTATYDETSQEFVINTPFRAAWKDYIGNAANDGLAAVVFAQLITRNVNHGVHAFYVELRDPATKEFLPGIGGEDDGIKGGLNGIDNGRLHFTDVRIPRTNLLNRYGDVAVDGTYSSSIESPGRRFFTMLGTLVQGRVSLDGAAVAASKVALKTAIQYATERRQFNASSATDEEVLLDYQRHQRRLFTRLATTYAASFAHEQLLQKFDDVFSGAHDTDADRQDLETLAAALKPLSTWHALDTLQECREACGGAGFLIENRFASLRADLDVYVTFEGDNTVLLQLVAKRLLADYAKEFRSADFGVLARYVVDQAAGVALHRTGLRQVAQFVADTGSVQKAALALRDEEGQRTLLADRVQSMVAEVGSALKGANKLPQHQAAALFNQHQHELIEAALAHAELLQWEAFTEALTHVTDEGTKRVLTWLRDLFGLSLIEKHLSWYLMNGRLSMQRGRTVGTYINRLLVKIRPHAVDLVDAFGYGPEHLRASIATGAESTRQDEARKHFREQRASGSAPADEKTLLALKASKTR; encoded by the coding sequence ATGACTGAAGTAGTGGACCGGACCACATCCGCCCAGCACCCCACAGGCAGCAAGGATGCCGCCACTGGCGCCGAGCCTGCGGTGGACGTCGCCGCGCTTGGAGAGCAACTCCTCGGCAAGTGGGCGCACATCCGCCACGAGGCCCGCAAGGTGGCAGGCAATCCAGTGGTACAAAAGATCGAAGGGTTGCACCATACCGAGCATCGCGCCCGCGTGTTCGAACAATTGAAGTTCCTGGTGGACAACAACACCGTCCATCGTGCCTTCCCCACCCGCTTGGGTGGCTCCGACGATCACGGCGGCAACATCGCCGGATTCGAAGAGATCGTCACCGCCGATCCGTCACTTCAGATCAAGGCCGGCGTCCAGTGGGGCCTGTTCGGCTCTGCCGTGATGCACCTCGGCACGGTGGAACATCAGGACAAGTGGCTCCCCGGCATCATGAGCCTGGAGATTCCCGGCTGCTTCGCCATGACGGAAACCGGCCACGGCTCAGACGTTGCCAGCATCGCCACCACGGCGACGTATGACGAAACCAGCCAGGAATTCGTCATCAATACACCTTTCCGGGCAGCGTGGAAGGACTACATCGGCAATGCTGCCAACGACGGCCTCGCCGCTGTGGTGTTCGCCCAACTGATCACCAGGAACGTCAATCACGGCGTCCATGCTTTCTACGTGGAACTCCGGGATCCAGCCACCAAGGAGTTCCTTCCGGGCATCGGCGGCGAAGACGACGGCATTAAGGGCGGTCTCAACGGCATCGACAACGGCCGGTTGCACTTCACCGATGTACGGATCCCGCGCACCAACCTGCTGAACCGCTACGGCGATGTGGCTGTGGACGGCACCTATTCCTCCAGCATCGAGAGCCCGGGGCGCCGTTTCTTCACTATGCTGGGCACCCTCGTCCAAGGACGTGTTTCCCTGGATGGAGCAGCGGTTGCTGCCAGCAAGGTGGCATTGAAGACTGCCATCCAGTACGCCACTGAACGCCGTCAGTTCAACGCCTCCTCGGCAACCGATGAGGAAGTCCTCCTGGACTACCAGCGACACCAGCGCCGGCTGTTCACCCGGCTGGCCACTACTTATGCGGCCAGCTTCGCGCATGAGCAACTCCTGCAGAAATTCGACGACGTCTTCTCCGGCGCACACGACACCGACGCCGACCGCCAGGACCTGGAAACGTTGGCCGCCGCACTCAAGCCGCTGAGCACGTGGCATGCCCTGGACACGCTGCAGGAATGCCGCGAAGCCTGCGGTGGCGCCGGATTCCTGATCGAAAACCGCTTTGCTTCCCTCCGCGCAGACCTTGACGTGTACGTCACCTTCGAAGGCGACAACACTGTGCTGCTGCAGTTGGTGGCCAAGCGGCTCCTGGCCGACTACGCCAAGGAATTCCGCAGCGCTGATTTTGGTGTCCTTGCCCGCTACGTGGTGGACCAGGCTGCCGGTGTGGCCCTCCACCGGACGGGCCTTCGCCAGGTAGCCCAGTTTGTGGCCGATACCGGATCGGTCCAGAAGGCGGCTTTGGCTTTGCGGGACGAGGAAGGCCAGCGCACCCTCCTGGCTGACCGCGTGCAGTCCATGGTCGCCGAGGTCGGTTCTGCACTGAAGGGAGCCAATAAACTCCCCCAGCACCAGGCCGCAGCCCTGTTCAACCAGCACCAACACGAACTCATTGAAGCGGCCCTGGCACACGCTGAACTGCTCCAGTGGGAAGCCTTCACCGAAGCCCTGACCCACGTCACGGATGAAGGAACCAAGCGCGTGCTGACCTGGTTGCGCGATCTGTTCGGGCTGTCCCTGATTGAGAAGCACCTTTCGTGGTACTTGATGAACGGCAGGCTCTCGATGCAGCGTGGCCGTACGGTGGGCACGTACATCAACCGGTTGCTCGTCAAGATCCGCCCGCACGCTGTGGACCTCGTTGATGCTTTCGGCTACGGTCCTGAGCACCTGCGGGCCTCGATTGCAACCGGCGCGGAATCCACCCGCCAGGACGAGGCACGGAAGCATTTCCGTGAGCAGCGGGCCAGCGGCAGTGCCCCCGCCGACGAGAAAACCCTTCTTGCCCTGAAAGCGTCCAAAACCCGCTAG
- a CDS encoding TetR/AcrR family transcriptional regulator — protein sequence MLVSFDQCQLLIPSVPDTLGIVNSRHEEFASAAADAQNTAVDGRAARWQSHREERRGELIRQARKAVHRLGSDASMEDIAGAAGTSKSVFYRYFGDKAGLQQAMGEVVLGQMQRRMQEAAQLAQTPREGLFAMVSAYLQMAESSPHVYAFITRLTPGEASAQDAIAASGALGNFFEQITEMIATPMREYLGEEKEAVLVYWPTAAIGLVRNAGEMWLGSPAGGAKPDQETMAAQITDWLCLGIAPALKTST from the coding sequence ATGCTGGTCTCCTTCGATCAATGCCAGTTACTGATACCCAGCGTACCTGATACGCTGGGTATCGTGAACAGTCGCCACGAAGAATTCGCCAGTGCCGCAGCGGATGCGCAGAATACCGCCGTCGACGGCCGGGCTGCCCGTTGGCAGTCCCACCGCGAGGAGCGGCGTGGCGAGCTCATCCGGCAAGCGCGCAAGGCCGTTCACAGGCTCGGTAGTGACGCGTCCATGGAGGACATAGCGGGAGCCGCCGGTACGTCGAAGTCTGTCTTCTACCGCTATTTCGGTGACAAAGCCGGACTTCAGCAAGCCATGGGCGAGGTAGTGCTGGGGCAGATGCAGCGCCGCATGCAGGAAGCCGCCCAGCTGGCCCAGACTCCCCGCGAAGGGTTGTTCGCCATGGTCTCCGCCTACCTGCAGATGGCCGAATCCAGCCCCCACGTGTATGCGTTCATTACCCGGCTCACGCCCGGCGAAGCGTCAGCGCAGGACGCCATTGCCGCGTCCGGAGCGCTGGGAAACTTCTTTGAGCAAATCACCGAAATGATCGCCACCCCCATGCGGGAGTACCTGGGCGAAGAGAAGGAAGCGGTGCTTGTGTATTGGCCCACCGCCGCCATCGGCCTCGTCAGGAACGCCGGAGAGATGTGGCTGGGGAGCCCGGCAGGCGGCGCCAAGCCGGACCAGGAAACCATGGCAGCTCAAATTACCGACTGGCTGTGCCTCGGCATTGCTCCAGCGCTCAAGACATCCACCTGA
- a CDS encoding acetyl-CoA C-acetyltransferase yields MAAADVTTGGTHEPGSTPQAPRKAVIVGGNRIPFARTGGAYVKSSNQDMLTAALEGLIARFGLQDERIGEVAAGAVLKHSRDFNLTREAVLGSALSPETPAYDLQQACATGLETVIGLSNKIKLGQIESAIAGGVDSASDAPIAVSEGLREILLDLNRAKTPVQKLKIIGRIRPKDLAPDAPNTGEPRTGLSMGEHQALTTAQWKITREAQDELAFNSHRNLSAAYDRGFFDDLITPYRGLNRDSNLRADTTLEKLGSLKPVFGKNLGAEATMTAGNSTPLTDGASTVLLATGEWADAHGLPKLATVLDGEAAAVDFVHGKDGLLMAPVFAVPRLLARHGLTFEDIDFFEIHEAFAGTVLSTLAAWEDEDFGRTRLGLDGALGKVDRAKLNVNGSSLAAGHPFAATGGRIVASLAKMLHEKGSVDGRPARGLISVCAAGGQGVVALLEAA; encoded by the coding sequence ATGGCTGCAGCAGACGTCACCACAGGTGGGACCCACGAACCGGGTTCCACCCCCCAAGCACCACGCAAGGCGGTCATCGTGGGCGGCAACCGCATCCCCTTTGCCCGCACCGGAGGCGCGTACGTCAAGTCCTCCAACCAGGACATGCTCACCGCGGCGCTGGAAGGCTTGATCGCTAGGTTCGGGCTGCAGGACGAACGCATTGGCGAGGTAGCGGCCGGAGCCGTGCTCAAGCATTCGAGGGATTTCAACCTCACCCGGGAAGCCGTCCTCGGCTCAGCGCTGTCACCGGAAACCCCCGCATATGATCTGCAGCAAGCATGCGCAACCGGGCTCGAAACAGTGATCGGTTTGTCCAACAAGATCAAGCTGGGGCAAATCGAGTCAGCCATTGCCGGCGGAGTGGATTCGGCATCCGACGCCCCCATTGCCGTGAGCGAGGGACTGCGTGAGATCCTGCTGGACCTCAACCGCGCCAAAACCCCTGTCCAGAAGCTTAAGATCATCGGCCGCATCCGCCCCAAGGACCTGGCCCCGGACGCACCGAACACGGGTGAGCCACGCACCGGCCTGTCCATGGGGGAGCACCAGGCACTCACCACGGCGCAGTGGAAGATCACCCGCGAGGCCCAGGATGAACTTGCCTTCAACAGCCACCGCAATCTCTCTGCAGCTTATGATCGCGGCTTCTTCGATGACCTCATCACTCCGTACCGCGGTCTCAACCGCGACTCCAATCTGCGCGCGGATACCACCTTGGAGAAACTCGGATCACTGAAGCCGGTCTTCGGCAAGAACCTCGGCGCGGAAGCGACCATGACGGCGGGCAACTCGACACCGCTCACTGACGGCGCATCCACCGTGCTGCTCGCAACGGGTGAGTGGGCTGACGCCCACGGCCTGCCCAAGCTCGCGACGGTCCTGGACGGCGAAGCCGCGGCAGTGGACTTCGTGCACGGCAAGGACGGTCTCCTCATGGCGCCCGTTTTCGCGGTCCCGCGCCTGCTGGCCCGTCACGGTTTGACGTTCGAGGACATCGATTTCTTCGAAATCCACGAAGCATTCGCCGGCACGGTCCTGAGCACACTCGCTGCCTGGGAGGACGAAGACTTTGGCCGTACCAGGCTTGGACTCGATGGAGCGCTCGGAAAGGTAGACCGGGCCAAGCTCAACGTCAACGGATCATCGTTGGCTGCCGGGCACCCGTTCGCCGCTACCGGTGGCAGGATTGTGGCATCCCTTGCGAAAATGCTGCATGAGAAGGGCTCCGTGGACGGGCGTCCGGCCCGCGGCCTGATCTCCGTTTGCGCCGCAGGCGGCCAGGGCGTCGTTGCCCTTCTGGAAGCAGCATAG
- a CDS encoding 3-oxoacyl-ACP reductase — protein MTDKYTQLVSHGLGRDVAKRLGLPQPVELRRYQPGSPLVTGPVLVNGDSPGADDIATTLLGWGLDVRRNALPKEKLGAIIVVLDAIQHPEDLAKPVLTAGTSLRDLGTNARVVTISRTSQSAQNPAGAAARQGIDGLVRSLAKELRAGSTANGILLDDDLATTSPSALGALRFFLSGRSAYVDGQFLTVSSTSGSLPSDPDKPLAGKVAVVTGAARGIGAAIARTLHRDGATVVAVDIPAAGDHLAAVANEVRGTALQLDISRDDAGHRIIEHAVERHGRLDIVVHNAGITRDRLLANMDESRWQSVIAVNIAAQLSINEVLLASEHFKDAPRIVSVASTSGIAGNRGQTNYGASKGGVIGMVRATALLMEPFDGTINAVAPGFIETEMTARMPFAIREAARRLNSLKQGGQPRDVAETISFLASDAAGGISGQVLRVCGQQLVGA, from the coding sequence ATGACGGACAAATACACACAACTGGTGAGCCACGGACTGGGAAGGGACGTCGCCAAACGGCTCGGACTGCCGCAGCCGGTGGAGCTACGCCGCTACCAACCCGGCAGCCCGCTGGTCACCGGCCCGGTCCTGGTCAACGGAGACAGTCCAGGTGCGGATGATATTGCCACCACACTCCTCGGATGGGGGCTTGACGTCCGTCGGAACGCATTGCCCAAGGAAAAACTGGGCGCCATCATTGTGGTCCTCGATGCTATCCAGCACCCCGAAGACCTCGCCAAGCCCGTACTGACCGCAGGCACGTCGCTCCGCGATCTTGGCACCAACGCACGGGTAGTCACTATCTCCCGGACATCCCAGTCAGCCCAAAACCCTGCCGGGGCTGCAGCGCGCCAGGGGATTGACGGGTTGGTGCGGTCCCTGGCCAAGGAACTCCGTGCAGGCTCCACCGCCAACGGCATACTGCTCGACGACGACCTCGCCACCACCAGCCCCTCGGCATTGGGCGCACTCAGGTTCTTCCTCTCCGGGCGTTCTGCCTACGTGGACGGACAGTTCCTGACGGTCAGCTCGACGTCGGGCAGCTTGCCCAGCGACCCGGACAAACCGCTGGCCGGCAAGGTCGCAGTAGTCACCGGGGCGGCCCGGGGTATTGGTGCTGCCATTGCCCGGACGCTGCACCGCGACGGCGCCACAGTGGTTGCAGTGGACATCCCAGCGGCCGGGGATCACCTGGCTGCCGTGGCCAACGAGGTACGGGGCACCGCTCTTCAGCTCGATATCAGTCGTGACGACGCCGGTCACCGGATCATCGAGCACGCAGTGGAACGCCACGGCCGGCTCGACATCGTGGTCCACAACGCCGGAATCACCCGCGACAGGCTGCTGGCGAACATGGACGAAAGCCGTTGGCAGTCGGTGATCGCCGTCAACATCGCAGCCCAACTGAGCATCAACGAGGTCCTTCTGGCGTCCGAACACTTTAAGGACGCACCGCGCATCGTGTCGGTGGCTTCCACCAGTGGCATCGCAGGCAACAGGGGACAAACCAATTACGGCGCCTCCAAGGGCGGCGTGATCGGCATGGTGAGGGCCACGGCCCTGCTGATGGAACCCTTCGATGGAACCATCAACGCAGTGGCCCCTGGGTTCATTGAAACCGAAATGACTGCCCGGATGCCCTTTGCCATCCGCGAGGCTGCCCGCAGGCTCAACTCGCTCAAGCAGGGCGGACAGCCCCGGGACGTTGCCGAGACCATTTCCTTCCTGGCCAGTGACGCCGCTGGTGGAATTTCCGGCCAGGTCCTGCGGGTCTGCGGTCAGCAATTGGTGGGAGCATGA
- a CDS encoding MaoC/PaaZ C-terminal domain-containing protein — translation MTNPQPVILGELPSLSKLYVNAATTAARRRVLGAATGQHTLPSVSHEVRNVKADVGNLTAYQHLVGETASDTLPAGYVHALAFPVSLSVMNRDDFPLPLLGMIHLKNHVEQRVPIAFSEALDIRSWAENIAGHKAGTQVDVVAEVRSASSDELLWRGVSTYLAKGIFLPGIDKPGSANGASAPSDFSPPNPTALWQLGLDTGRSYATVSGDFNPIHLSVLSAKALGLRGSIAHGMYLASRALADVGAVKADSFTWDVAFEAPVFLPARVAVDISTVHSGSGSWERSDYAAWNARSGRRHFTGAVAALG, via the coding sequence ATGACCAACCCCCAGCCAGTGATCCTCGGAGAGCTGCCCTCACTTTCCAAGCTCTACGTCAACGCGGCAACAACGGCTGCCCGCCGCCGGGTGTTGGGCGCGGCAACAGGCCAGCACACCTTGCCCTCAGTCAGCCACGAAGTGAGGAACGTCAAGGCAGACGTGGGAAACCTGACCGCGTACCAACACTTGGTGGGGGAGACGGCCAGCGACACCTTGCCGGCCGGATATGTCCATGCATTGGCGTTCCCGGTGTCCTTGAGCGTCATGAACCGGGATGATTTCCCGTTGCCGCTCCTGGGCATGATCCACCTGAAGAACCATGTGGAGCAACGGGTTCCCATTGCCTTCTCCGAGGCCTTGGACATCCGGTCCTGGGCTGAGAACATCGCGGGCCACAAAGCCGGAACCCAAGTGGATGTTGTGGCGGAGGTCCGTTCGGCTTCCAGTGACGAACTGCTCTGGCGGGGCGTCTCCACGTACTTGGCCAAGGGCATCTTCCTGCCGGGCATCGACAAACCCGGAAGCGCGAACGGAGCATCAGCACCCAGCGACTTTTCTCCTCCGAACCCCACCGCGCTGTGGCAACTCGGCTTGGACACCGGGCGAAGCTACGCAACGGTCTCCGGCGACTTCAACCCGATCCACCTCAGCGTCCTTTCTGCCAAGGCACTGGGCTTGCGTGGGTCCATTGCCCACGGAATGTACCTTGCCTCCCGCGCGCTGGCTGACGTGGGGGCCGTCAAAGCCGACTCGTTTACTTGGGACGTTGCCTTTGAGGCTCCGGTGTTCCTCCCTGCCCGGGTCGCCGTGGATATTTCCACGGTTCATTCGGGTTCAGGGAGTTGGGAACGTTCGGATTATGCAGCGTGGAATGCCCGCAGCGGCCGGCGTCATTTCACTGGCGCTGTGGCTGCGTTGGGCTGA
- a CDS encoding M20/M25/M40 family metallo-hydrolase has product MSVIRPEDEVVRICQELIRIDSSNFGDDTGPGERAAAEYTAGLITEVGLEAEIFESAPGRANVVTRMAGEDPSADALVVHGHLDVVPALKDQWSVDPFSGELKDGLVWGRGAVDMKDMDAMILSVMRDFARTGRKPKRDIIFAFFADEEAGGTYGARYAIEHRRELFDGATEAISEVGGFSATIGGQRTYLLQTAEKGLSWLRLVAHGRAGHGSQINTDNAVTRLAAAVTRIGEYTWPVELTPTTRQFLDGVTELTGVEFDADNPDIILKELGTVARFVGATLQNTSNPTLLRSGYKHNVIPESAEAFVDCRTLPGQQELVFETIKELAGEGIDISYVNKDVSLEVPFAGNLVDSMIDALHSEDPGAKVLPYTLSGGTDNKSLSKIGITGYGFAPLMLPDELDFTGMFHGVDERVPAESLQFGARVLNRLLSNY; this is encoded by the coding sequence ATGTCTGTCATCCGCCCCGAAGATGAAGTTGTCCGGATCTGCCAGGAGCTGATCCGTATTGACTCCTCCAACTTCGGCGACGACACCGGACCGGGGGAGCGCGCGGCTGCCGAATACACGGCCGGCCTCATTACTGAAGTCGGGCTCGAGGCAGAGATCTTCGAGTCCGCCCCCGGCCGCGCCAACGTCGTAACCCGGATGGCGGGCGAGGACCCGTCTGCCGACGCCTTGGTGGTTCATGGACATCTGGATGTCGTTCCTGCCCTGAAGGACCAGTGGAGCGTTGATCCGTTCAGCGGCGAGTTGAAAGACGGGCTGGTGTGGGGCCGTGGCGCCGTGGATATGAAGGACATGGACGCCATGATCCTTTCGGTCATGCGCGACTTCGCCAGGACCGGCCGCAAACCCAAGCGCGACATCATTTTCGCGTTCTTCGCCGATGAGGAAGCCGGCGGCACCTACGGCGCCCGCTATGCGATCGAACACCGGCGCGAGCTTTTTGATGGCGCCACCGAGGCAATCTCCGAAGTGGGTGGCTTCTCCGCCACCATCGGCGGCCAGCGGACCTACCTGCTCCAGACAGCCGAGAAGGGCCTCTCCTGGCTCCGGCTGGTGGCACATGGCCGCGCGGGCCACGGATCGCAGATCAACACCGATAATGCCGTTACCCGTTTGGCCGCCGCCGTCACCAGGATCGGCGAATACACATGGCCGGTGGAGCTGACCCCTACCACCCGCCAGTTCCTGGACGGTGTCACCGAACTGACCGGCGTCGAGTTCGATGCCGACAACCCGGACATCATCCTGAAGGAACTGGGCACAGTAGCGCGCTTTGTGGGGGCGACGCTGCAGAACACCTCCAACCCCACGCTGCTGCGTTCGGGATACAAGCACAACGTCATCCCGGAGTCGGCCGAGGCATTCGTGGACTGCCGGACGTTGCCCGGCCAGCAGGAACTGGTGTTCGAGACCATCAAGGAGCTTGCGGGCGAGGGCATCGACATCAGCTACGTCAACAAGGATGTGTCACTGGAAGTGCCGTTTGCCGGCAACCTGGTGGATTCCATGATCGACGCCCTGCATTCCGAGGATCCCGGCGCCAAGGTGCTTCCCTACACGCTCTCCGGCGGAACAGACAACAAGTCCTTGAGCAAGATCGGCATCACCGGGTACGGTTTCGCACCGTTGATGCTTCCTGACGAACTTGACTTCACCGGCATGTTCCACGGCGTCGATGAGCGCGTCCCGGCTGAGTCCCTCCAATTCGGCGCCCGCGTCCTGAACAGGCTGCTGAGCAACTACTAG